A window of the Streptomyces sp. NBC_01351 genome harbors these coding sequences:
- the npdG gene encoding NADPH-dependent F420 reductase has product MTSTENTQKPPVKDPWELPDVSGLVVGVLGGTGDQGRGLAYRLARAGQKVIIGSRAADRARTAADELGLGVEGADNAECARRSDIVIIAVPWEGHAKTLEALREDLAGKLVVDCVNPLGFDKQGAYALQVEEGSAAQQAAALLPDSRVTAAFHHLSAVLLQDESIDEIDTDVMVLGESRADTDLVQALAARIPGMRGVFAGRLRNAHQVESLVANLISTNRRYKAHAGLRITDV; this is encoded by the coding sequence ATGACTTCAACGGAGAACACGCAGAAGCCGCCGGTCAAGGACCCGTGGGAGCTCCCGGACGTCTCCGGCCTCGTCGTCGGCGTCCTCGGCGGCACCGGCGACCAGGGCCGCGGCCTCGCCTACCGGCTCGCCCGGGCCGGCCAGAAGGTGATCATCGGCTCCCGCGCCGCCGACCGCGCGCGGACCGCGGCGGACGAGCTCGGCCTCGGCGTGGAGGGCGCGGACAACGCCGAATGCGCACGCCGCAGCGACATCGTCATCATCGCCGTGCCGTGGGAGGGCCACGCCAAGACCCTCGAAGCACTGCGCGAGGACCTCGCGGGCAAGCTCGTCGTGGACTGCGTCAACCCGCTCGGCTTCGACAAGCAGGGCGCGTACGCCCTCCAGGTCGAGGAGGGCAGCGCCGCCCAGCAGGCCGCCGCACTGCTCCCCGACTCCCGGGTCACCGCCGCCTTCCACCACCTCTCGGCGGTCCTGCTCCAGGACGAGTCGATCGACGAGATCGACACCGACGTGATGGTCCTCGGCGAATCCCGCGCGGACACGGACCTCGTCCAGGCCCTCGCCGCCCGCATCCCGGGCATGCGCGGAGTCTTCGCGGGCCGGCTGCGCAACGCCCACCAGGTCGAGTCCCTGGTGGCGAACCTGATCTCCACGAACCGCCGCTACAAGGCCCACGCGGGCCTGCGCATCACGGACGTCTAG
- a CDS encoding HtaA domain-containing protein, which produces MSARPVRALAVALLAALLGVLLPATAAEAGTVQGGRLDWGIKSSFQSYVTGPVAKGSFKLKSGAATVGGSLFRFHSAAGTYDPDSGALEVSYSGGVAFQGHQKGDGEYELDMSVSRPTVKISGGSGVLYVDVSSKDKSTGAVSSLSQVPFATLGLGGVDMKGGASPLTLSNVPATLTEEGAKAFAGYYAAGAQLDPLSLSADVKTAPAAEPSKAPAATPQAGGFVDAAVDWGVRRTFREYVTGSVGQGKWTLAEEAQDGGALFRFPQGKGAYDGQKGTFEAAFAGTVHFTGAHLDLKLGKVAVKVENGKGVLSADVTSGGQTKSAVPLVEFDAKGLKTEGALVTLTEAPAVLTEGGSQAFNSMYKAGTEMDPVSLAVLLDSSARLPALPDLGSTGTPAPAPQPAGETAATPSKTSKSSNAGLYAALGVAVLVLAGGAVFLVVRKRRAEAAGSGSGAGSGAGSGSGSGSDDGADASR; this is translated from the coding sequence ATGTCCGCAAGACCTGTCCGCGCGCTCGCCGTCGCTCTGCTGGCGGCCCTGTTGGGGGTGCTGCTCCCGGCCACCGCCGCCGAGGCGGGCACCGTGCAGGGCGGTCGACTCGACTGGGGCATCAAATCGTCCTTCCAGAGTTATGTCACCGGCCCGGTCGCGAAAGGCTCTTTCAAGCTGAAGAGCGGTGCCGCGACGGTGGGTGGCAGCCTGTTCCGCTTCCACTCGGCGGCGGGGACCTACGACCCGGATTCGGGCGCGCTGGAGGTTTCGTACTCGGGCGGGGTGGCCTTCCAGGGGCACCAGAAGGGCGATGGGGAGTACGAGCTGGACATGAGCGTCAGCCGGCCCACCGTCAAGATCAGCGGCGGCAGCGGTGTGTTGTACGTGGACGTGTCCAGCAAGGACAAGAGCACGGGCGCCGTGAGCAGCCTGTCCCAGGTTCCGTTCGCCACGCTCGGTCTGGGCGGGGTGGACATGAAGGGCGGCGCGAGCCCGCTGACCCTGTCGAACGTCCCCGCCACGCTGACCGAAGAGGGAGCCAAGGCGTTCGCCGGCTACTACGCGGCCGGCGCGCAGCTCGACCCCCTCTCGCTCTCCGCCGACGTCAAGACCGCCCCGGCCGCGGAGCCCTCGAAGGCGCCTGCCGCGACCCCGCAGGCGGGCGGCTTCGTCGACGCCGCCGTCGACTGGGGGGTGCGCCGCACCTTCCGCGAGTACGTCACCGGCTCGGTGGGTCAGGGCAAGTGGACCCTTGCCGAGGAGGCGCAGGACGGCGGCGCGCTGTTCCGCTTCCCGCAGGGTAAGGGCGCGTACGACGGCCAAAAGGGAACGTTTGAGGCGGCCTTCGCCGGAACAGTCCACTTCACCGGCGCGCATCTGGACCTGAAGCTCGGCAAGGTGGCCGTGAAGGTGGAGAACGGCAAGGGTGTGCTGTCCGCCGATGTCACGTCCGGCGGGCAGACGAAGAGCGCGGTCCCTCTGGTGGAGTTCGACGCCAAGGGGCTGAAGACCGAAGGTGCGCTCGTCACCCTGACCGAAGCACCGGCCGTCCTCACCGAGGGCGGATCGCAGGCCTTCAACTCCATGTACAAGGCGGGCACCGAGATGGACCCCGTCTCGCTCGCGGTCCTCCTCGACTCCAGCGCGCGGCTGCCCGCCCTGCCCGACCTGGGCTCCACCGGCACGCCCGCGCCCGCGCCGCAGCCCGCCGGGGAAACGGCCGCGACGCCCTCGAAGACCTCGAAGTCCTCCAACGCCGGGCTGTACGCGGCCCTGGGGGTGGCCGTACTGGTCCTGGCCGGCGGCGCCGTCTTCCTGGTCGTCCGCAAGCGCCGTGCGGAGGCTGCCGGGTCCGGGTCCGGTGCCGGGTCCGGTGCCGGTTCCGGTTCCGGCTCCGGCTCCGATGACGGTGCCGACGCGTCCCGCTAG
- a CDS encoding site-2 protease family protein, which produces MGHQGSRSERRISSVFLGIVAVMAVTGWAVWTQYATSTGLAVFLFVTSAWIVSLCLHEYAHARTALHSGDLSVGAKGYLTLNPLKYTHALLSIVLPVLFVIMGGLGLPGGAVYIERGRIQGRWKHSFISAAGPLTNVAFAVVCTAPFWLDALDGVPTAFRYALAFLALLQVSAAILNFLPVPGLDGYGIIEPWLSYGVRRQVEPLAPFGLIAVFALLWIPEVNVFFFDVVYDVLSALGVENRESGCGYALYRFWQDTGVACAVPSN; this is translated from the coding sequence ATGGGTCATCAGGGCAGCCGCAGTGAGCGGCGCATAAGTTCCGTGTTCCTCGGCATCGTCGCCGTCATGGCGGTCACCGGCTGGGCGGTGTGGACCCAGTACGCGACGAGCACCGGCCTCGCCGTCTTCCTCTTCGTGACCTCGGCGTGGATCGTCTCCCTCTGCCTGCACGAGTACGCGCACGCCCGCACCGCCCTGCACAGCGGCGACCTGTCGGTGGGCGCCAAGGGCTACCTGACGCTGAATCCGCTCAAGTACACGCACGCGCTGCTGAGCATCGTCCTGCCGGTGCTGTTCGTGATCATGGGCGGGCTGGGCCTGCCCGGCGGCGCCGTGTACATCGAGCGCGGCCGAATCCAGGGCCGCTGGAAGCACAGCTTCATCTCGGCGGCGGGTCCGCTCACCAACGTGGCGTTTGCCGTCGTGTGCACGGCGCCCTTCTGGCTGGACGCCCTCGACGGCGTCCCGACGGCCTTCCGGTACGCGCTCGCCTTCCTCGCCCTGCTCCAGGTCTCGGCGGCGATCCTGAACTTCCTGCCGGTGCCGGGCCTGGACGGCTACGGGATCATCGAGCCGTGGCTCTCCTACGGCGTCCGCCGCCAGGTGGAGCCGCTGGCGCCGTTCGGCCTGATCGCCGTGTTCGCGCTGCTGTGGATCCCGGAGGTCAACGTCTTCTTCTTCGACGTCGTGTACGACGTACTGTCCGCCCTCGGCGTCGAGAACCGGGAGTCGGGCTGCGGCTACGCCCTCTACCGCTTCTGGCAGGACACCGGCGTCGCCTGCGCGGTCCCCTCGAACTAG
- a CDS encoding PhzF family phenazine biosynthesis protein gives MNDLDVLKVFCAGDGRFGNLLGVVRDGRSCPDDASRQALAAELGYSETVFIDDPERGVVDIRTPGTRMSFAGHPLVGVAWLLDIEELQPPAGSVWARDDGEFTWITARPEWVEGKRTEQFGSVAEVEALPAPPPGEGWLYAWAWEDETAGRVRARGFPRRPDRVIAEDEATGSAAILLTAELNRALNITQGAGSQILTAPGPDGTVEIGGRVRFAPAPRG, from the coding sequence GTGAACGATCTCGACGTGTTGAAGGTCTTCTGCGCGGGTGACGGCCGCTTCGGCAACCTGCTCGGTGTCGTGCGCGACGGCCGGTCCTGCCCCGACGACGCGTCGCGGCAGGCCCTCGCCGCCGAACTGGGCTACAGCGAGACGGTGTTCATCGACGACCCCGAGCGCGGGGTCGTCGACATCCGTACGCCCGGCACCCGGATGTCCTTCGCGGGGCATCCGCTCGTCGGGGTCGCGTGGCTGCTGGACATCGAGGAGCTCCAGCCGCCCGCCGGGTCCGTATGGGCCCGCGACGACGGCGAGTTCACCTGGATCACGGCCCGCCCCGAGTGGGTCGAGGGCAAGCGCACCGAGCAGTTCGGGTCCGTCGCCGAGGTGGAGGCGCTGCCGGCCCCGCCGCCCGGCGAGGGCTGGCTGTACGCCTGGGCATGGGAGGACGAGACCGCGGGCCGGGTACGGGCCCGCGGTTTCCCGCGCCGCCCCGACCGGGTCATCGCGGAGGACGAGGCGACGGGCTCGGCGGCGATCCTGCTGACGGCCGAGCTGAACCGCGCCCTGAACATCACCCAGGGCGCGGGCTCCCAGATCCTCACCGCCCCGGGCCCGGACGGCACCGTGGAAATCGGCGGCCGCGTCCGCTTCGCCCCTGCGCCGCGCGGCTAG
- a CDS encoding HtaA domain-containing protein — MLSHRRPIALAAAVLTAAALGATALALPATAADGPPAAPVRIVGGTLDWGVLASYRAYVTGMAHGTITVADGARQNEDGSLRFGEATGQYEPAAGHVVKAAFRGSVTFSSPAPPTGHGFEVKLSDFRIDSGTKKVTADVTKGGATTQDVPLAAVAFTGPATANLATTLTKAAADALGSPSYENRAGDPLTAKLEFEQPPVPTKSPSPSPTRTKPTPTPTKTAAATTKPPVGGPQKILSGKLTWGVKESFRRYVLSGGTITPSGGAAKNGELFDFALGKGELDVKRQKLNATFAGSLRFQYAAHGIDMTFGDVRVEATGKTGTLYVNSLPFATLDLSKTDYKTQGGVLALNAVPAAFTAKGAALFANGTTGSMYKAGDPITLSVAVDKDAALPASGGTGGTAGGAGTVGGNLAATGADIPAGPLLATSGTVVAAGARAVFLARRRRTNPA; from the coding sequence ATGCTGTCCCACCGTCGCCCGATCGCCCTCGCGGCCGCCGTCCTGACCGCCGCCGCCCTCGGCGCCACCGCCCTGGCCCTGCCCGCCACGGCCGCGGACGGGCCCCCCGCAGCGCCGGTGAGGATCGTCGGCGGCACCCTCGACTGGGGCGTGCTCGCGAGCTACCGCGCCTACGTGACCGGCATGGCCCACGGCACCATCACCGTCGCGGACGGCGCCCGGCAGAACGAGGACGGCAGCCTGAGGTTCGGCGAGGCCACCGGCCAGTACGAGCCGGCCGCCGGACACGTGGTGAAGGCGGCCTTCAGGGGCAGCGTCACCTTCTCCTCGCCCGCGCCGCCGACCGGCCACGGCTTCGAGGTCAAGCTCTCCGACTTCCGCATCGACTCCGGGACCAAGAAGGTCACCGCCGACGTCACCAAGGGCGGTGCGACCACGCAGGACGTGCCGCTGGCCGCGGTGGCCTTCACCGGCCCGGCGACGGCCAACCTCGCGACCACGCTGACCAAGGCGGCGGCGGACGCGCTCGGTTCGCCCTCGTACGAGAACAGGGCGGGCGACCCGCTCACCGCGAAGCTGGAGTTCGAGCAGCCCCCGGTTCCGACCAAGTCGCCGTCGCCGTCGCCCACCCGGACGAAGCCGACCCCGACCCCGACGAAGACCGCGGCCGCCACCACGAAGCCCCCCGTCGGCGGACCGCAGAAGATCCTCAGCGGCAAGCTGACGTGGGGCGTGAAGGAGTCCTTCCGCAGGTACGTGCTGAGCGGGGGCACGATCACCCCGTCCGGCGGCGCCGCCAAGAACGGCGAGCTCTTCGACTTCGCCCTCGGCAAGGGCGAGCTCGACGTCAAGAGGCAGAAGCTGAACGCCACCTTCGCGGGCAGCCTCCGCTTCCAGTACGCCGCCCACGGCATCGACATGACCTTCGGCGACGTCCGCGTCGAGGCCACCGGCAAGACCGGCACCCTGTACGTGAACTCCCTGCCCTTCGCCACGCTCGACCTGTCGAAGACCGACTACAAGACCCAGGGCGGCGTACTGGCGCTGAACGCGGTACCGGCCGCCTTCACCGCCAAGGGCGCGGCGCTCTTCGCCAACGGCACCACCGGCTCCATGTACAAGGCGGGCGACCCGATCACCCTCTCCGTGGCGGTGGACAAGGACGCCGCCCTCCCGGCCTCGGGCGGTACGGGAGGCACCGCGGGCGGCGCCGGCACCGTCGGCGGGAACCTCGCGGCGACCGGCGCCGACATCCCGGCGGGGCCCCTGCTCGCCACCTCCGGCACGGTCGTCGCGGCCGGTGCGCGCGCGGTGTTCCTCGCGCGCAGGCGGCGCACGAACCCCGCCTGA
- a CDS encoding biliverdin-producing heme oxygenase: MDAFSTVIRVASHEQHTEAETSTFMSDLLGGRLGVDAYTRYTEQLWFVYRALEDAAESLKDDPVAGPFIQPELMRVAEIERDLAHLLGPDWRSAVTALPATAAYAARVAECAAEWPGGYVAHHYTRYLGDLSGGQIIRDKAERTWGFERKGDGVRFYVFADISNPAAFKRTYRELLDAIAADDLEKQRIIDECKRAFDFNGAVFRELGEQFPLSA; encoded by the coding sequence TTGGACGCCTTCTCTACGGTCATCCGCGTCGCCTCGCACGAGCAGCACACCGAAGCGGAGACGTCGACCTTCATGAGCGACCTGCTCGGCGGGAGGCTCGGGGTGGACGCCTACACGCGCTACACCGAGCAGCTGTGGTTCGTGTACCGGGCCCTGGAGGACGCGGCCGAGTCCCTCAAGGACGACCCGGTCGCCGGCCCGTTCATCCAGCCCGAGCTGATGCGCGTCGCCGAGATCGAACGCGACCTCGCGCACCTGCTGGGCCCCGACTGGCGCTCCGCGGTGACGGCCCTGCCGGCCACCGCGGCCTACGCCGCCCGGGTCGCCGAATGCGCGGCCGAGTGGCCGGGCGGGTACGTCGCCCACCACTACACCCGGTACCTGGGCGACCTCTCCGGCGGCCAGATCATCCGCGACAAGGCGGAGCGCACCTGGGGATTCGAGCGCAAGGGCGACGGCGTCCGCTTCTACGTCTTCGCGGACATCTCCAACCCGGCCGCTTTCAAGCGCACCTACCGGGAGCTGCTGGACGCGATCGCCGCGGACGACCTGGAGAAGCAGCGCATCATCGACGAGTGCAAGCGCGCCTTCGACTTCAACGGAGCGGTCTTCCGCGAGCTGGGCGAGCAGTTCCCCCTCAGCGCGTAG
- a CDS encoding heme/hemin ABC transporter substrate-binding protein produces MPTPAESHRFPRLALAVAALALALTACGGTATPQSPTPHAAAPDRVEPLTPAPTPALPVTVSSTDGTPATITSADRIVPLTGSLNEIVHTLGLGGKVVAKDITATFEQAAQLPVVTRGHDVSAESVLSLHPTLVLAETTTGPAEAIQQIRDAGVPVLVVAPAKSLDDVPKRITTIAAALGVPQAGTELTQRTTDRITAARNNIPATTPKKPRVAFLYLRGTASVYLLGGSDSGVTSLLEAAGAIDTGKESGLGKDFTPITSEALAAAAPDAILVMSKGLESVGGVDGLVKIPGVAQTPAGMDRRVVTVDDGVLLNYGPRTDQVLTSLITQLYGKAA; encoded by the coding sequence GTGCCTACGCCCGCCGAGTCACACCGCTTTCCCCGTCTCGCGCTCGCCGTGGCAGCACTGGCACTCGCGCTGACGGCCTGCGGAGGTACGGCCACCCCCCAGAGCCCCACCCCGCACGCCGCCGCCCCGGACCGGGTGGAGCCCCTGACCCCGGCGCCCACACCCGCACTGCCGGTGACCGTCTCCTCCACCGACGGCACCCCGGCGACCATCACGTCCGCGGACCGGATCGTCCCGCTGACCGGCAGCCTCAACGAGATCGTCCACACCCTCGGCCTCGGCGGGAAGGTGGTCGCCAAGGACATCACCGCCACCTTCGAACAGGCCGCTCAGCTCCCGGTGGTGACACGTGGCCACGACGTCTCCGCCGAGAGCGTCCTGTCCCTGCACCCCACGCTCGTCCTGGCGGAGACCACGACCGGCCCCGCCGAAGCGATCCAGCAGATCCGCGACGCCGGCGTCCCCGTCCTCGTCGTCGCCCCGGCCAAGTCCCTGGACGACGTACCGAAGCGCATCACCACGATCGCCGCCGCCCTGGGCGTCCCCCAGGCCGGCACCGAACTCACCCAGCGCACCACGGACCGCATCACAGCGGCCCGCAACAACATCCCGGCCACCACCCCCAAGAAGCCCCGGGTGGCCTTCCTCTACCTCCGCGGCACCGCCTCCGTGTACCTCCTCGGCGGCTCCGACTCCGGCGTCACGTCCCTCCTGGAGGCAGCGGGAGCGATCGACACCGGCAAGGAGTCCGGACTGGGCAAGGACTTCACCCCGATCACCAGCGAGGCCCTGGCAGCCGCCGCACCCGACGCCATCCTCGTCATGTCCAAGGGCCTCGAATCGGTGGGCGGCGTCGACGGCCTCGTCAAGATCCCGGGCGTCGCCCAGACCCCGGCCGGCATGGACCGCCGCGTGGTCACCGTCGACGACGGCGTCCTCCTCAACTACGGCCCCCGCACGGACCAGGTCCTCACCTCCCTGATCACCCAGCTCTACGGCAAGGCCGCCTGA
- the map gene encoding type I methionyl aminopeptidase codes for MSGQSLLVPGELSPARSVPGNIRRPEYVGKPAPTPYTGPEVQSAETIEAMRIAGRIAAQAMEEAAKLIKPGVTTDELDRVAHEYMCDHGAYPSTLGYRGFPKSLCSSLNEVICHGIPDSTVLRDGDIVNLDVTAYIGGVHGDNNATYLCGEVDEESRLLVERTREALNRAIKSVKPGRQINIIGRVIESYAKRFGYGVVRDFTGHGINSSFHSGLIIPHYDSPHATTVIEPGMTFTIEPMLTLGTHEYDMWADGWTVVTKDRKRTAQFEHTLVVTDTGAEILTLP; via the coding sequence ATGTCTGGCCAGTCGCTGCTCGTACCAGGCGAGCTCTCTCCCGCCCGTTCCGTTCCCGGAAACATCCGCCGGCCCGAGTACGTGGGCAAGCCCGCGCCCACGCCGTACACCGGACCGGAGGTGCAGTCGGCCGAGACCATCGAGGCCATGCGCATCGCCGGCCGCATCGCCGCCCAGGCGATGGAGGAGGCCGCCAAGCTGATCAAGCCGGGGGTGACCACCGACGAGCTGGACCGGGTCGCGCACGAGTACATGTGCGACCACGGCGCCTACCCGTCGACGCTCGGCTACCGGGGCTTCCCGAAGTCCCTGTGCTCCTCGCTCAACGAGGTCATCTGTCACGGCATCCCCGACTCCACCGTCCTGCGCGACGGCGACATCGTGAACCTCGACGTGACCGCGTACATCGGCGGGGTGCACGGCGACAACAACGCCACCTACCTGTGCGGCGAGGTGGACGAGGAGTCGCGACTGCTGGTGGAGCGGACGCGCGAGGCGCTGAACCGGGCCATCAAGTCCGTCAAGCCGGGCCGCCAGATCAACATCATCGGCCGGGTCATCGAGTCGTACGCGAAGCGCTTCGGCTACGGAGTGGTCCGGGACTTCACCGGCCACGGCATCAACTCCTCCTTCCACTCCGGCCTGATCATCCCGCACTACGACAGCCCGCACGCCACGACCGTCATCGAGCCCGGGATGACCTTCACCATCGAGCCGATGCTGACCCTGGGCACCCACGAGTACGACATGTGGGCGGACGGCTGGACGGTCGTCACGAAGGACCGCAAGCGGACGGCGCAGTTCGAGCACACGCTGGTGGTGACGGACACCGGGGCGGAGATCCTGACCCTGCCGTAG